From a single Camarhynchus parvulus chromosome 20, STF_HiC, whole genome shotgun sequence genomic region:
- the LOC115912133 gene encoding protein FAM83D-B-like, whose amino-acid sequence MANASQCLEEGSGRWPPPAGPYSEAQRLALEELVAGGPEALRAFLRREQLPPFLSEPEVQDIARAALPPAAGPEPAAEPSAGASLDASSLTYFPERSDLEPPALELGWPGFASGAFRGLTRVEAHFQPGCGDSIYGCKEAVRRQIRSARQVIALVMDSFTDIEIFSDLQDAYKNRQVPVYILLDQDFVPHFLEMCNNLGVCPEQESMMRVRTLTGSTYYMRSGAKIVGKAKEKFMLIDGIRVATGSYSFTWSDGKLNSSNLLVLSGQVVEHFDLQFRILYAQSLPISPKRPSSCRNSGMFDHLLTRTESSKEYTVEGNLRAEFARLSSTPKKLLEKADQTPAAEYTPAGKLCNLQLSCLCEEESFSNQVGTVEQRSASTQTGPWEEMAAVAKCNAGTQASAVTADTSTQASVTARVTGTQTSILLKTAVTQTKEEEGTETPLLPRKFSKEEYFLPAKAVSNSSLQSLSSSSSQCSLASSTGSISSLRSFDYSSSHRAQYFQKLHKERQFHYSTIRSKLSHMVAILSRRGRVPATYLSQVHAGGSLKQRRDISASLHSLRHASLYSLNK is encoded by the exons ATGGCCAACGCGTCGCAGTGTCTGGAGGAGGGCTCGGGGCGCTGGCCGCCGCCGGCCGGGCCGTACAGCGAGGCGCAGCGGCTGGcgctggaggagctggtggcGGGCGGCCCCGAGGCGCTGCGCGCTTTCCTGCGGCGGGAGCAGCTGCCGCCCTTCCTGTCGGAGCCCGAGGTGCAGGACATCGCTCGGGCCGCGCTGCCGCCCGCCGCGGGCCCGGAGCCGGCGGCCGAGCCCTCGGCCGGAGCCTCGCTGGACGCCTCGTCGCTCACCTACTTCCCCGAGCGCTCGGACCTGGAGCCGCCCGcgctggagctgggctggccgGGCTTCGCCAGCGGCGCCTTCCGCGGGCTGACGCGGGTGGAGGCGCATTTCCAGCCCGGCTGCGGGGACAGCATCTACGGCTGCAAGGAGGCGGTGCGGCGCCAGATCCGCTCCGCCCGGCAG GTGATTGCCCTTGTGATGGATTCCTTCACAGACATTGAGATCTTCAGTGACCTTCAGGATGCCTATAAAAACCGCCAAGTCCCTGTCTACATCCTTCTTGACCAGGACTTTGTACCCCATTTCTTGGAAATGTGCAACAATTTGGGAGTTTGTCCTGAGCAGGAAAGT ATGATGAGAGTTCGAACTCTTACAGGGAGCACGTACTACATGAGGTCAGGTGCCAAAATTGTTGGGAAAGCCAAGGAGAAGTTCATGTTAATTGATGGCATTAGAGTGGCAACAGGCTCCTACAG TTTCACATGGTCTGATGGGAAGCTGAACAGCAGCAACTTGCTGGTGTTGTCAGGTCAAGTGGTGGAACACTTTGACCTCCAGTTCAGGATTCTTTATGCCCAGTCACTGCCCATCAGCCCAAAGCGACCgtccagctgcaggaacagtGGTATGTTTGATCATCTGCTGACCAGAACAGAATCCTCCAAAGAATATACTGTGGAAGGCAACTTGAGAGCAGAATTTGCCAGACTGTCTAGTACTCCAAAGAAATTGCTGGAAAAAGCAGATCAAACTCCTGCAGCAGAATATACTCCTGCAGGAAAGCTTTGTAACCTGCAGCTTTCTTGCCTGTGTGAAGAGGAGTCGTTCAGCAATCAAGTGGGCACAGTGGAACAGAGAAGTGCATCAACTCAAACTGGCCCGTGGGAAGAGATGGCAGCTGTGGCCAAATGCAATGCAGGCACTCAGGCCAGCGCTGTCACAGCAGACACTAGCACTCAGGCTTCTGTCACGGCCAGAGTGACAGGCACACAGACATCCATTTTGCTGAAGACTGCAGTGACACAGACAAAGGAAGAGGAGGGCACAGAAACACCCCTCCTTCCCAGAAAGTTTTCAAAAGAAGAGTATTTTCTGCCTGCAAAGGCTGTATCCAATTCTAGTCTGCAATCATTGTCTTCCTCATCGTCCCAGTGCTCTCTTGCAAGCTCTACAGGCTCAATATCCTCTCTCCGCTCCTTTGACTATTCCAGTAGTCACAGGGCACAATATTTCCAAAAACTGCACAAAGAGAGGCAGTTCCACTACTCGACGATCAGGTCGAAGCTGAGCC